The Pararoseomonas sp. SCSIO 73927 sequence CGACGGCTGAGATGCGATCGAAGGCAGCACGGCCGAGCGTGAAGCCTTGGGAAGGGGGGGCGGAGCGCTTCGGCATAGGAGGAACCTAGCATGTTCCCCGGTGGAAGGGACACTCGCAGAAGGGCGCGCAACAGCTATCAGCTACCGTTAGTTTTATGATATTGAAAAATGAAGAAACAATGCCACATCAGCAGCTAGGCCAGATGATTTTGGTCTTCCGCATTCGCAAATCGTTTTCGCAGCGACCCGCGACAGGGCTGCTGGCAACTGCTTGGCAACGATCGTAGCCTGCCTCAGTCTCAGGACTGCACTGAACCACTCGCCTAGGACGAGTTAGTCGTGATGGGTTAGAAGCTTGAACGATGGGCTCGATGATTACACTGCGCCTTGGTCGGCTCGAGGTCGATTGGGGCAAGAACAGCTTCTTTATCAATCATTCTGCGTTATTCCGCTCAGGTGATCTCGCAGAAGCGGATTACTTTTACGAAGATGACATTGTCGAGCGTAAACCCGCTTACGTGCGAAAGCTGCGGCACGTGGTCCCACGCCTCGAGTTACTTGGATTCAGCCTGGAGGGGTGCCGCCGAGCTTACGAGGAAGAGGTCCGGCGCATCCCAGCTTCTGATTCTGAGTTGCCAATCGATTTCGATACTTTTCGCCGGGCGCTCCAGATCGTTGATGTCGATCGGATCAGGATTTCGGAGTACGAAGGCAATTTCGATCCAGGAGAGTTCGCTCAAGCTGTCCTCCGGGATCCGGTCTTTGACGATGTCTTGCCGGCCTCTCTCACCCGCGACGGTGGCATCTTCTTAGAAAATCTCAATGGCTACGTGATCCTACGACTTTTGGCTGAAAATCCCGCAAACCTTGATCGTGATCTCGTCTGGAGTATCGACGATGTCGTGGCAGGTGGCTGGGTTGAAGGCGACATCTTCGAGCCCCTCGCCGATGCAAGCCGCTTCCTGATTGTCACTGAAGGGTCTTCAGATTCGGTCATCCTGAGAGCCGCGTTGCCGCTAGTTGCGCCTGCTGTCGATGATTTCTTTGACTTCATCGACATGCGGGACAATTACCCGTTCACTGGGACCGGCAATCTCGTGAACTTCTGCAAGGGATTGGTGGCTATCCGGGTGCAGAACAAAATTGTCGTTGTGCTGGACAATGACACCGCTGGCCAAGCAGCGATGCAGAAGCTCCAACGTTTACGTATGCCACCGAACATTCGCCTTGTCCGGCTGCCCGACCTTGAGTCGTTCCGTGCATTTCAGACCATAGGCCCCTCAGGCCGAATAGAGGACGATGTGAACGGCCGCGCCGTGTCGATCGAGTGCTTCCTCGATCTGGCGTTTGGACCAAAGGAGGAGCGGGCTGTCCGTTGGACTAGCTTCAACCACGAGGTTGGGACTTACCAAGGGGAACTACTAGCGAAGGAAGAGTACACGAAGCGCTTCTTCGAAGAGCTGAACAACGGCAGCTATGACCTGAGCAAGCTGCATCTCCTGTGGTCGCATATCCTGCGAGCTTGTGTGACGGAGGCGGTTCCGTCCTAGCGGGGTCAGCTGCCTGATTGCATGCCTTTAGGGTGCCTGATTGGGCGCTGCTTGTCGGACCTCGCCGAAGTTCAGTCGCCCCTGCATGCCGTGCCTAGAGATTGACGGAATGTGTCGCTCTCCAGGCCTGCAGGACGGAAAGGTGGTTAGCCCTCGCCCTGTGGGCTGGTCGAAGTCATTTCGGCCACGGCCCAGAATACCAGGACCATGACGACGATCTCCCACCCAATAGACACGGCAAGGCGCCTGCCCGCCCCAGGAGCATCCGCGGCGAGGGCAGGCGTGAGCCGGAGGCGATGCCACGCCGCGAAGGCGAGCAGGACGCCCACCAACGCCAGCTTGGTCATCAGAGCCCAGCCGTAGGTCGTGGTCACCAGGGTCTCGAGGCTTCCCACCAGAAGCCACGCCAGCAGCGCTCCGGCAAGGACCAGGCCTCCCACGAACCAGGTTGCGGCCTGGGCCCAGGCCTCGACCAGGCGGGCCGCATCCTGGCCGCCCTGCCTGGAGGCGAGGGCGAGGGGCCAGAGGCTGCCGGCCCAGAAGGATACCCCGACGAGGTGCATCACCAGGGCCGCCGCGAGAAGCGTGCGTGGCTGATGCTGTGTCGTGTGGCCGACGGCCGTGAAACTGGCCGTGGTCGCCAGGATCCCCACGACGGCGACCACGGATCCTGAGCGCCCCATCCGGGTGGCCAGGGTCAGGGCGAGCAGGCCCACCCAGGCTATGATGACGGAGAGCCCAGGGCGGGAAGCAAGCATGATCCCCCAGATCTCGGTGTCGAGGAGGTCTCCGTCCGAAGCCAGGACGACCTGTGTCGCCAGCCAGAGAAAGCCGGCCACCACGCCGAGGCCGACCAGGATTACGGTCAGGCGGCGGCAGGAGGTGGCATTCTCGGGGGTCTGAAGATGTCCGAAGCCGACGGTGAAGATGCTCAGACCGGCCGCCCCGAGGGACATGACGTAGAAGGCGATGCGCCATGCCACCGAGAGCCCCCGGAGCAGGTCCGGCTCCGGTCCGAGCAACTCCAGGATCACCGCGAGGCGGCCACGGCGAAGCGCACCGCCCCGCTCATCACATGCCCATCCCCGCCCATGGCCCGCCACTCGATCCGATAGGCGCCCGGAGGCAGGGCTGCGGGGACGGTCGCGGTCGCGTGGCTTGCCGCCTCGCGGCCGCCCTCACGACGGATCTGCCGCTCCTTCCCGGCCTCGTCCAGAAGGCGCAGTGACGTGACCCGGCACTCCTCGGAGAACATCAGGTGCAGCGCGCGCGGCGATGCGTTCAGGGTCGAGCCGTCAGCCGGATCGGAGGAGTGCAGCATCGCGTGCGCGGACGCGGCCGCGGGAGCCAGCAGAACAAGGGCGGCAGCGAGGAAGCCGTGCCGGACGAGGGCGAGACGAGAAAGCATGATCGCTCCTGAAGGCTGCTCCCACACCCGGGATCGCGGTGGGGAGCCTTGCAGGATGAATAGGCGGGACGCCGGGGCGCGACAGCGGCAATCGCGCACCAATTTGTTTCGACCTGACCCAGCGTCGTCCTTCTGTCAGGCCGTGGGCACCGCCGCCTTCCAGCCCGCGGCCTGCAGGGCGCTCCGAAGTGCATCGCTCTCGAGGCGGCCACCGGTCACGGAGACCTCCTTGCTCTCGATCCGAACATCGACCTGCGCGGAGGGGTCGGCCTCCTTCACCGTGGCGGTCACGCCCTTGGCGCAGCCCTCGCAATGCATGTTCTCGACGGTGAGACGCATGGTCATTCCTTCCTGAAGAGGTAGCAGGAAGATGGGGTTTCCCATCATGGCAAGGTCAAGGGTCGAGAGAAGGCACGCGCCCAGGGAACGGGACGTGCCTCCCGGGATTACCGACCTGCCGCGCTCGCTACCCGTGGTTCCAGGTCCGGTGCGCCGGGGGCGGGCGGATTGCGCTCGAGGTCGGCGATGAGCTGCTTCATCTCGCCGATCTCCCGAACCTGTGCCTCGATGATCTGGTCCGCCAGACGGCGCACCCGTGGATCGCGGATGTGGGCACGCTCGCTCGTCATGATCGCGATCGAGTGGTGGGGGATCATGGCCTTCATGTAATCCACGTCGGCGACCGTCGCCTGGCTGCGTACCAGGAAGAGTGATGCCGCGAAGACCACGACACTCCCGGCGATGATGGCCGTGTTCGCGCGCTTGTTGGGGTACATCTTCAGCATGAACAGCATCATGATGAAGGCCATGGTCGCCCCCATCAGGAGGGCCATCCAGGTTCGGGTCTGGCTATAGAAGACATGCTCGAAGGCGTAGGTGTTCAGGTACATGAGCCCGAACATGACGACCGTCGAGGTCAGGATCATCGCACCGAAGCGAAGGTAGCTCATTTCGAATTCCTTGAGGGTGCTTCCATGACGCGCCCTTGCTGATCCGCATGGGAGCACGAGCCCCGGTCCGTCGGGAGCGCCGGACCGGGGACGCGGGACCTTGTGGCGCCTAGCGGGCCGGGTGGCGCGACATCCAGGTCCGTAGCTCGGCGATCTCCTGCTCCTGCTTGCGGATCATCTCCTCGGCCGTCCGCCGCATCTCCGGGTCGCGGCCGTGCTCGAGTTCCACCCGTGCCATGTCGATGGCCCCCTGGTGATGCCGCGCCATCATGCTCGCGAAGTCATGGTCCGCATTGCCGGTCATGGGCCGGGCGGCCATGTCGCGGTTCATCCTTTCCATGGCCGCGTGGTACCCCGCTGTGGCGCCCTGCTGGGCCCCGTGCTGTCCGGTATGCTGGCCCGCGGTCCCCTGTGCGGTCGCAATCCCGGACCACAGAAGGGGCAGCGTGAGCACGGCCGCCGCGGCCGCCTGAATGGTACGACCTCTTGTCAGCATTGGACTCGTCCTTCCTCGCTGGTCCGATGAGGACCTGAACAGGCTCGGAGGGGTGATCTGGCCCGCAGGGTGCGCCGCTACACGGCCGCGGTCACGCCTCCGAGCCGCGTGTCCCTAACGTGACGCGGTTCGGTCCGGCGCGGAGCGGATTACATCGTTTTGTGTCGCGATGACCCGCGTTAGATGGCCTGCGGTTGGCGCGGGAGACGCAGGGAGACGATGGTCCCCTTGCCCGGCGCGCTCTCGATAGACAGGTTGCCCCCATGCCCTTCGGCGATGGCCAGGGCCGTGGAGAGGCCAAGCCCGCTCCCACCGCCTGCTGTGCGGGCGCGGTCCCCGCGGAAGAAGGGTTCCGTCACCCGAGGCAAATCCTCGGCGGGGATGCCGGGGCCGTGGTCGCCGACCTTCACACGCACCTCGTCAGGGCGCTGCTCGACCTCGACCCATGGATCCCGCCCATGCCGGACGGCATTGGCGACAAGGTTGGTCACTGCCCGCTTGATGGCAATCCTGCGCCCCGGAGCGACGGCATCCTCGTCGATGCGCCCCTCGTCCACGGGCGTGCCCGCGTCGGTGAACTCGTCGGCCACCGTGCGGACGAGCGCCGCGATCGACAGCGGCTGGACAGGCTCACCGCCATGCCCTCCCCGGAGATAGGCGAGGACGTCGGAGACCATGGTCTCCATCTCGGCGAGATCGTGCCGGATGGGCTCACGGATATCATTCGGCAGTTCATCGGCTCGGAGGCGAAGCCGGGCAATCGGTGACATCAGGTCGTGTGACAGAGCGCCCAGCGCCAAGGTTCGCTGGCGGAAGGCGTCCCGGGTCCGTGTGGACATGTCGTTGAGGGCTTCGGCGAGCTGCCGGACCTCTCGCGGACCGGAGGCCGAGATGGTGGCCGGCTCGCCCTCGGGAGCGAGGCGGGACACGGCATTCGCCAGGGCCGAGACCGGCGCCGAGACGGAGCGGACCGCGAAGCCGACCGCGAGGAGAAGGGCCAGGCCCACGGCGGCCGCGTAGGAGTGCAGTACGCCCTGATCAGTCGAGAGAACGTTGAACGAGGCCAGTTCCACCTCGATCCAAGAGCCATCTGGCAGGCGTGCCACGGCTCCGATCCCGACGAGCTGGTCCGCTCCCGCGTCCACGCGCCCCGGGCGCACGCGCACCTCGGTCGCGACGCGGGTCAGGGCGGCCGTCCGGGCCGCGACGGTCGGCCACCCCTCCCGGGAAGGGTGATCCGGGGTTGGAGCCGCGCTACTGCGCCAGTGGACCTCCAGGTCCGCCCGTGACAGGGCATGGGCCACGCGGTTGCGGTCGGCCTCGGGAGTCGCCTCCACGGCATCGACGATCGTCGCCAGCCGTTGGGCCAGCAGCTCCTCGGTCCCTCGCTCGACGGCCCGCCGGAGCAGCACGTCGTGGATGCCGACCATGGCGGCGAACAGGATCGCGAAGCCGATGGTCAGGGCGGCCAAGGTCCGCGCCGCGAGCGACTGGGGAAGGAGCCGCCTCACCCGGACCAATCCACGGGGCTGGACAGCAGGTAGCCGACACCGCGGACCGTCTTGATCAGGCCGGGTTCCCCATCCTCGTGGGGCCGGGATCCAAGCTTGGCCCGGAGGCGGCTGATCTGGACATCCATCGAGCGGTCCAGCCCGCCGTAGGGGCGGTTCCGGGCGATGTCGAGAAGCTGGTCCCGCGTCAGAATGCGCTGGGGCCGTTCGATGAAGGCCAGGAGGAGGTCGTACTCGCCGCTGGTCAGCTCGATCGCCACGCCGTCGGACCGCACCAGCTCGCGCTTCCGGGTGTCCAGGGACCATCCGGCGAAGCGTGCCACCTCGCGGCCTTTGCCTTCGCCCCCTCCCTCGGACCCCTCGGCCCTGCGGAGGACGGCGCGGATGCGGGCGACCAGTTCCCTCGGGTCGGCGGGCTTCACGACGAAGTCGTCCGCGCCGAGTTCCAGGCCCACCACGCGGTCCGATGCCTCGGCCAGGGCGGTCAGGAGGATGACCGGGATCCGTCCTTCAGCGCGGAGGTCCCGGCAGAGTTCGAAGCCCGACTTGCCCGGCAGCATGATGTCGAGCAGCACAAGGTCGACCTGGGCCGAGGTCAGGAGACGCCGCATCTCGATCCCGTCCCGGGCACCGCTGGCACGGAACCCGCTCCGGCGGAGAAGGGTGAGCAGGAGCTTGCGGAGTTCCCCGTCATCCTCGACCACGAGGACGTGCCGCCCCTCGCCCGACATCGGGGGAAGGTCGGGGGTAGGCACCCCTCGTGAGGCGCCGTTGCCGGAGCGCTCAGTCAACGGCCCCCTCCGCATTGGTTGTGGTCCGTGCGGCAGGATGCCATCCGAATGCCTGCTTCAGAAGTAGAGGCGGATGCCCGACACGAACTCGACGCCTTCGGCCTTGCCGCCCTCCTCACGGGCGTACTTGGCCGCCTCGCCAAAGCGCCGGGTGTAGTTCACCCCGATATAGGGGGCGACCTCGCGGGTGAACTCGTAGCGCAGGCGGAAGCCCGCCTCGATGTCGTTGAACCCGCTGTTGACGCCAAGCTCAGGCACCCGCTGGGCGGCGACGTTCACCTCCAGGTTCGGCTGAAGGACGAGCCTCTGGGTGACGTAGATGTCGTAGGAGAGCTCGAGCCGGGCCGAGAGGTCTCCCCTCTCGCTGACGAAGCCCTGGAGATCGACCTCGAACAGGCCGGGGGCGAGGCCCTGGATGCCAATGACGCCGTAGGTGCGGTCCGGCCGTGGGCGGGGGTCATAGCGGACACCGGCCTGGAAGTCCCAGAAGTAGCCGATGAGGCGCGAGTAGAGCAGCTGGACCTCGGCGTTCTCGGCCCTGCGACCGCGCTCCACCTCGCCCTGCGTCTTGATCCAGACCTTGTCATAGTCTGTGCCGTACCAAGCCTGGCCATCCCACCGGGCGATGTTGGGGACGCCATTCAGGCCGACACCCCACTCCAGCTTCTCGAAGAGGACGGCGCCGAAGTAGACCTCGTGCGAGGCCGGGCCGTGAGCCCCGGGATCATGGACCGTGTTCTGGGAGGCGGCCTGCTGGGCTGAAGCGCCCCCCACCATGGAGGCGAGCAGGGCGGCGGTGAGGGCGGCCGCGTGGGTCGTCCGGCGCATCGGGTCTTGGATCCTCGTCATCAGCCGTGGGACGCGACGCGCGGCTGCCGACGGATCTCGACCTTCCGCATCATCCCCGTCTCCATGTGGAAGAGCATGTGGCAGTGGAAGGCCCAGCCGCCCTCGGCATCGGCCTCGACATCCACGTCCAGCGTGCTGCCCGGGCGGACGCTGACCGTGTGGAGCAGGGGGTTCTGGGCCCCGTTGCCGACCTGCGGCTGCATCCAGACCCCGTGCAGGTGCATCGGGTGGCTCATCATCGTCTCGTTGATGAAGCGCATCCGGACCCGCTCGCCGAGGTTCAGCACGATCGGCTGGGCCTCGCTGAAGCGGTTGCCGTTAATGGCCCAGAAGTACCGCTCCATGTTGCCCGTGAGGCGGATCTCGATGACGCGGTTGGGCTCCCGCACGGGATAAGGGTTCGAGAGCGCCCTGAGCATGCGGTAGGTCAGGACGCGGGTGCCCGGAGGGGCCCCGGTGTTGACCGCGAACGGGTCAGGCGGCGCCATCCCGCCGTGGCCCGCATGGGCGCTCGCGGCGGAGGTGTCCACCTGGCCGACCTGCCCGGTGCCGGGTGCGCCATGGCCCATTGCCGAGTGGTCCGCCGCGGACGGAGCGGCACCCCGCTGGTCACGCCGGGGGGTGGACTGCTGGGTCGGGCGCGCCGGCTGACGCTGCTGCCGGGGCGGCTGGCCCCCCTGCTGCCCCATGCCGGGCATGCTGGAGTGGTCCATCCCCGGCATGTTCGAGTGATCCATGCCCTGCATGGAGCCCTGGCTTGCCTGGGCCAGTCGGAAGAGCCCCGCGCCCGGCACGGAGGCGATTGGAAGGGTCGCG is a genomic window containing:
- a CDS encoding response regulator, with the translated sequence MSGEGRHVLVVEDDGELRKLLLTLLRRSGFRASGARDGIEMRRLLTSAQVDLVLLDIMLPGKSGFELCRDLRAEGRIPVILLTALAEASDRVVGLELGADDFVVKPADPRELVARIRAVLRRAEGSEGGGEGKGREVARFAGWSLDTRKRELVRSDGVAIELTSGEYDLLLAFIERPQRILTRDQLLDIARNRPYGGLDRSMDVQISRLRAKLGSRPHEDGEPGLIKTVRGVGYLLSSPVDWSG
- a CDS encoding heavy-metal-associated domain-containing protein, with the protein product MRLTVENMHCEGCAKGVTATVKEADPSAQVDVRIESKEVSVTGGRLESDALRSALQAAGWKAAVPTA
- a CDS encoding copper resistance protein B, producing MRRTTHAAALTAALLASMVGGASAQQAASQNTVHDPGAHGPASHEVYFGAVLFEKLEWGVGLNGVPNIARWDGQAWYGTDYDKVWIKTQGEVERGRRAENAEVQLLYSRLIGYFWDFQAGVRYDPRPRPDRTYGVIGIQGLAPGLFEVDLQGFVSERGDLSARLELSYDIYVTQRLVLQPNLEVNVAAQRVPELGVNSGFNDIEAGFRLRYEFTREVAPYIGVNYTRRFGEAAKYAREEGGKAEGVEFVSGIRLYF
- a CDS encoding DUF305 domain-containing protein, giving the protein MLTRGRTIQAAAAAVLTLPLLWSGIATAQGTAGQHTGQHGAQQGATAGYHAAMERMNRDMAARPMTGNADHDFASMMARHHQGAIDMARVELEHGRDPEMRRTAEEMIRKQEQEIAELRTWMSRHPAR
- a CDS encoding HEPN/Toprim-associated domain-containing protein; the encoded protein is MGSMITLRLGRLEVDWGKNSFFINHSALFRSGDLAEADYFYEDDIVERKPAYVRKLRHVVPRLELLGFSLEGCRRAYEEEVRRIPASDSELPIDFDTFRRALQIVDVDRIRISEYEGNFDPGEFAQAVLRDPVFDDVLPASLTRDGGIFLENLNGYVILRLLAENPANLDRDLVWSIDDVVAGGWVEGDIFEPLADASRFLIVTEGSSDSVILRAALPLVAPAVDDFFDFIDMRDNYPFTGTGNLVNFCKGLVAIRVQNKIVVVLDNDTAGQAAMQKLQRLRMPPNIRLVRLPDLESFRAFQTIGPSGRIEDDVNGRAVSIECFLDLAFGPKEERAVRWTSFNHEVGTYQGELLAKEEYTKRFFEELNNGSYDLSKLHLLWSHILRACVTEAVPS
- a CDS encoding DUF305 domain-containing protein, with protein sequence MSYLRFGAMILTSTVVMFGLMYLNTYAFEHVFYSQTRTWMALLMGATMAFIMMLFMLKMYPNKRANTAIIAGSVVVFAASLFLVRSQATVADVDYMKAMIPHHSIAIMTSERAHIRDPRVRRLADQIIEAQVREIGEMKQLIADLERNPPAPGAPDLEPRVASAAGR
- a CDS encoding copper resistance CopC family protein; translated protein: MLSRLALVRHGFLAAALVLLAPAAASAHAMLHSSDPADGSTLNASPRALHLMFSEECRVTSLRLLDEAGKERQIRREGGREAASHATATVPAALPPGAYRIEWRAMGGDGHVMSGAVRFAVAASR
- a CDS encoding CopD family protein, giving the protein MILELLGPEPDLLRGLSVAWRIAFYVMSLGAAGLSIFTVGFGHLQTPENATSCRRLTVILVGLGVVAGFLWLATQVVLASDGDLLDTEIWGIMLASRPGLSVIIAWVGLLALTLATRMGRSGSVVAVVGILATTASFTAVGHTTQHQPRTLLAAALVMHLVGVSFWAGSLWPLALASRQGGQDAARLVEAWAQAATWFVGGLVLAGALLAWLLVGSLETLVTTTYGWALMTKLALVGVLLAFAAWHRLRLTPALAADAPGAGRRLAVSIGWEIVVMVLVFWAVAEMTSTSPQGEG
- a CDS encoding HAMP domain-containing sensor histidine kinase; translated protein: MRRLLPQSLAARTLAALTIGFAILFAAMVGIHDVLLRRAVERGTEELLAQRLATIVDAVEATPEADRNRVAHALSRADLEVHWRSSAAPTPDHPSREGWPTVAARTAALTRVATEVRVRPGRVDAGADQLVGIGAVARLPDGSWIEVELASFNVLSTDQGVLHSYAAAVGLALLLAVGFAVRSVSAPVSALANAVSRLAPEGEPATISASGPREVRQLAEALNDMSTRTRDAFRQRTLALGALSHDLMSPIARLRLRADELPNDIREPIRHDLAEMETMVSDVLAYLRGGHGGEPVQPLSIAALVRTVADEFTDAGTPVDEGRIDEDAVAPGRRIAIKRAVTNLVANAVRHGRDPWVEVEQRPDEVRVKVGDHGPGIPAEDLPRVTEPFFRGDRARTAGGGSGLGLSTALAIAEGHGGNLSIESAPGKGTIVSLRLPRQPQAI